The following proteins are encoded in a genomic region of Streptomyces lunaelactis:
- a CDS encoding polyprenol monophosphomannose synthase produces the protein MNDGGGVPRDRAQGRRYGPLGRALVIIPTYNEAENIKAIVTRVREAVPEANILVADDNSPDGTGKIADELAAHDDKVHVLHRKGKEGLGAAYLAGFAWGIEHDFGVLVEMDADGSHQPEELPRLLTALKGADLVLGSRWVPGGRVVNWPKSREFLSRGGSTYSRLLLGVPIRDVTGGFRAFRAETLEGLGLTEVASQGYCFQVDLARRAVAAGYHVVEVPITFVERELGDSKMSRDIVVEALWRVTAWGVGDRANRLLGRKRP, from the coding sequence GTGAACGACGGTGGTGGGGTTCCCCGAGACAGAGCCCAGGGGAGGCGGTACGGCCCGCTCGGCAGAGCCCTGGTGATCATCCCGACCTACAACGAGGCCGAGAACATCAAGGCCATCGTCACCCGGGTGCGCGAAGCCGTGCCCGAGGCGAACATCCTTGTCGCCGACGACAACAGCCCCGACGGCACCGGCAAGATCGCCGACGAGCTCGCCGCCCACGACGACAAGGTCCACGTCCTGCACCGCAAGGGCAAGGAAGGCCTCGGCGCGGCCTACCTCGCGGGCTTCGCCTGGGGCATCGAGCACGACTTCGGCGTACTCGTCGAGATGGACGCCGACGGCTCCCACCAGCCCGAGGAACTGCCCCGGCTGCTCACCGCACTCAAGGGCGCCGACCTGGTGCTCGGCTCGCGCTGGGTCCCCGGCGGCCGCGTGGTCAACTGGCCCAAGTCCCGGGAGTTCCTCTCCCGCGGCGGCAGCACCTATTCGCGCCTCCTCCTCGGCGTACCCATCCGCGACGTCACCGGCGGTTTCCGCGCCTTCCGCGCCGAAACCCTCGAAGGCCTCGGCCTGACCGAGGTGGCCTCCCAGGGTTACTGCTTCCAGGTCGACCTCGCCCGCCGTGCCGTCGCCGCCGGCTACCACGTCGTCGAAGTCCCCATCACCTTCGTCGAGCGCGAGCTCGGCGACTCCAAGATGAGCCGGGACATCGTCGTCGAGGCGCTGTGGCGGGTCACCGCGTGGGGAGTCGGCGACCGGGCGAATCGTCTCCTCGGCCGCAAGCGTCCCTGA
- a CDS encoding amidohydrolase: MTESTAPRAEHRTVLLRGGEVHSPADPFATAMVVERGHIAWVGSEGAADAFATGVDEVIDLEGALVTPAFTDAHVHTTATGLALTGLDLSGARSLTEALDLVRAHSAAHPADTVLLGHGWDTARWPEQRPPSRAQLDEASGGRPLYLPRVDVHSAVVTTALLDLVPGITDLAGYHPDAPLTAAAHHAVRAAAHAAITPAQRAAAQRAALARAASLGIGTVHECAGPEISDEDDFTSLLELAGAEPGPRVVGYWAERVEGAKDARRIRELGAIGAAGDLFVDGSLGSHTACLHTPYADAAHTGTGHLDSAAVAAHVTACTEAGLQAGFHAIGDAALTAVTDGIRTAADTLGLARVRAARHRVEHAEMLTPETIAAFAEFGLTASVQPAFDAAWGGGDGMYAQRLGAERARTLNPYAALLRAGVPLAFGSDSPVTPLDPWGTVRAAAFHRTPEHRVSARAAFTAHTRGGWRAIGRDDAGVLVPGAPADYALWRTRELVVQAPDDRVARWSTDPRSGTPGLPDLTPGTELPRCLRTVVFGQTVFERLNE, from the coding sequence ATGACCGAGAGCACCGCCCCCCGGGCCGAACACCGCACCGTGCTGCTGCGCGGCGGAGAAGTCCACAGCCCCGCCGACCCCTTCGCCACCGCGATGGTCGTCGAACGAGGCCACATCGCCTGGGTGGGCTCGGAAGGCGCCGCCGACGCCTTCGCCACCGGAGTCGACGAAGTGATCGACCTCGAAGGGGCCCTGGTCACCCCGGCGTTCACCGACGCCCACGTGCACACCACCGCGACCGGCCTCGCCCTCACCGGCCTCGACCTGTCCGGCGCCCGCAGCCTGACCGAGGCGCTCGATCTCGTACGGGCACACAGCGCCGCACACCCCGCCGACACGGTCCTCCTCGGCCACGGCTGGGACACCGCGCGCTGGCCCGAGCAGCGCCCCCCGTCCCGCGCCCAGCTCGACGAGGCGAGCGGCGGCCGCCCCCTGTACCTGCCGCGCGTCGACGTCCACTCGGCGGTGGTCACCACCGCCCTGCTCGACCTCGTCCCCGGCATCACCGACCTTGCCGGCTACCACCCGGACGCGCCGCTCACAGCGGCCGCCCACCACGCCGTCCGTGCCGCCGCCCACGCCGCCATCACCCCCGCCCAGCGCGCCGCCGCCCAGCGCGCCGCACTCGCCCGGGCCGCCTCCCTCGGCATCGGCACCGTCCACGAATGCGCCGGCCCCGAGATCTCCGACGAGGACGACTTCACGTCCCTGCTCGAACTCGCCGGGGCCGAGCCCGGCCCCCGCGTCGTCGGCTACTGGGCCGAACGGGTCGAAGGCGCCAAGGACGCCCGGCGCATCCGCGAACTCGGCGCCATCGGCGCGGCCGGCGACCTCTTCGTCGACGGCTCCCTCGGCTCCCACACCGCCTGCCTGCACACCCCCTACGCCGACGCCGCCCACACCGGCACCGGTCACCTCGACAGCGCGGCCGTCGCCGCCCATGTCACCGCCTGCACCGAAGCCGGGCTCCAGGCCGGCTTCCACGCCATCGGCGACGCCGCCCTCACCGCCGTCACCGACGGCATCCGCACCGCCGCCGACACCCTCGGCCTCGCCCGCGTACGCGCCGCCCGCCACCGCGTCGAACACGCCGAGATGCTCACCCCCGAAACCATCGCCGCCTTCGCCGAATTCGGCCTCACCGCCTCTGTCCAGCCCGCCTTCGACGCGGCCTGGGGCGGCGGCGACGGTATGTACGCCCAGCGTCTCGGCGCCGAACGGGCCCGCACCCTCAACCCGTACGCCGCACTGCTGCGTGCCGGAGTCCCCCTCGCCTTCGGCTCCGACAGCCCCGTCACCCCCCTCGACCCCTGGGGCACCGTCCGGGCCGCCGCCTTCCACCGCACCCCCGAACACCGGGTCTCCGCCCGGGCGGCCTTCACCGCCCATACGCGCGGCGGCTGGCGCGCCATCGGCCGCGACGACGCCGGCGTCCTGGTGCCGGGCGCGCCCGCCGACTACGCCCTGTGGCGCACCAGGGAACTCGTCGTCCAGGCCCCCGACGACCGTGTCGCCCGCTGGTCCACCGACCCGCGCTCCGGCACCCCGGGGCTGCCCGATCTCACCCCCGGCACCGAACTGCCCCGCTGCCTGCGGACGGTGGTCTTCGGACAAACCGTCTTTGAGAGGCTGAACGAGTGA
- a CDS encoding Lrp/AsnC family transcriptional regulator: protein MEELDRQIVELLVKDGRMSYTDLGKATGLSTSAVHQRVRRLEQRGVIRGYGAVVDPGAVGLPLTAFISVKPFDPSAPDDIAERLADVPEIEACHSVAGDENYILKVRVATPLELEHLLTRIRSLSGVSTRTTVVLSTPYEARPPRI, encoded by the coding sequence ATGGAGGAGCTGGATCGTCAGATCGTGGAATTGCTCGTCAAGGACGGGCGGATGAGCTACACCGACCTGGGCAAGGCCACCGGCCTGTCCACCTCGGCGGTGCATCAGCGCGTCCGCCGCCTCGAGCAGCGCGGTGTCATCCGCGGCTATGGCGCCGTCGTCGACCCCGGGGCCGTCGGGCTGCCGCTTACCGCGTTCATCTCCGTCAAGCCGTTCGACCCCAGCGCCCCCGACGACATCGCGGAACGCCTCGCCGACGTACCCGAGATCGAGGCCTGCCACAGCGTCGCCGGCGACGAGAACTACATCCTCAAGGTGCGTGTCGCGACCCCGCTCGAGCTGGAACACCTGCTCACCCGCATCCGCTCGCTGTCCGGTGTCTCCACCCGCACCACGGTCGTCCTCTCCACCCCGTACGAGGCACGCCCGCCGCGTATCTAG